The genome window GCCCCGCCGACTGACTCGCGGCGATGGCAATCGCGCGTAGGGTGGACTCGAGGTCGAGCCGGTGGAGCTTCGATGCCGCTACGGCGGACGCAAGGGTTCCGCAGGTCGCCGTGGAGTGAAATCCATGCTGATAGTGCCGCGGAGACATCGCCTCCGAGACTTTGGTCTCGACTTCCACGCCGAGGTGGTACGCCAGGCTCAGATCCCGGCCCGAGAGGCCATTTTGCTCTGCCACCGCCAGCGCGGCGGGAAGACAGGGCGCGGTCGGATGCGTGAGAAGACCGTAGACTCGATCCGAGCCGACCGCGAGCTGGGTGTCATCGTAATCGTCGGCGTGCATCCCGATTCCGTTCGCGAAGGCGGCGAATCGCGGCGGCACGGTGAGCGACGACCCCACCACCGTGGCGGTGCCCGAGAGCTTCTGCGACATCAGGTACCTCTGGACGATCCGGCCGCTCTCCGCAACCGATCCAGATAGCGCGAGCCCGAGTCCATCGAGAATGGACTTCCGCCCGAGCTCGAGAAGCTCCGGCGGCAGGGAGGGGAAATCGCTCTCCGTCACGAAACGGCCGACCTCACGCGTGAGACCCTCGCCTCGACGAGAATCGGGATCGGGTGTGAAAGCCTTCGACACGTCCACCACCTTCTAGCTCGACTCCCCTCCGCGCCGGATCGCGCGGACGGCGGACGTCAGGATACTCCCGAGGGCCAGCACGAAGAAAACGAGAGCCACCGGACGCGTCGAGAACTGCGTCCATCGATTATCGAAGAGGATCATGGACTGCGCGAGCGATGTCTCCACCAATCCCCCGAGAACCAGCCCCATGATGATCGGTGCGGGGCCGAAGCCATGCCGCTTGAGGACGAAGCCCAGAAATCCGGCGGTGAGCATCACCCAAACATCGACCATCGACTGTTCCACACCGTAGGCCCCGATCAGGGAGAGCACGAAAACCGCCGGCCACAGGAGCGTTCCGGGAACGAGACTGATTCGGGCGAAGAGCTTGGCGCCGGCGATGCCGACGACGAGAAACAGAAGGTTCGCCAGAAGCATGGAGAAGAAGATTCCGTAGAGAAGTCCGGGCTGCTCCTCGAACAGGTAGGGCCCGGGCCGAAGTCCGTGCACCTGGAGGCCCCCCATGATGACCGCCGCGGTCGCGCTGCCGGGAATTCCGAGGGCGAGCGTGGGCACCATCGAGCCTCCCGTGGCTGCGTTGTTCGCCGCCTCGGGTCCGGCAACGCCTTCGATCGCCCCCTTTCCGAACTTCTCCGGCTCCTTCGACCAGCGTTTGGCCTCGTTGTAGCCGATCATGGCCGCCATGGTGCTGCCCTCGGCGGGAAGGATCCCCACGAAGGTTCCGATGCAGCAGGAGCGAAAGATCGTGCCTCTGACTCTTCGAAGGTCGTCTCGTGTTGGTAGCTTCGTGGCCGAAAGGCCCAGGCTTACGAGTGGGGGTCCGGCCCGCCCCGCCTGAGAAAGCATTTCCGTGACCGCAAAGAGGCCGATGAGAACGGGAATGAAATCGATTCCGTCGTAGAGCTCGGGCACACCGAAAACGAAGCGCTCCACACCCGTGGTGAGATCGACGCCGACGGTGGCAATCATCAAGCCGAGGCACCCTCCGATGAGGTTCTTCAGCGGAGACTCGCCACCGATCGACGAGAGCATCGAAAGGCCGAGAACGGCGAGGGCAAAGTACTCGGGAGGGCCGAAACCATAGGCGAGGCGCGCGAGCAGCGGAGCGGCAAAGAGCAGCACGATTACGCTGAAGATGCCGCCGATCGTCGATGCGAAAGCCGCCATGCCCAACGCTCTACCCGCCTCCCCCTGGCGCGCCATGGGATACCCGTCGAAGGCTGTCGCGACGGCGGGTGGCGCGCCGGGAGCGTTGATGAGAATCGCGGTGATCGACCCTCCGAACGTTCCCGCGCAGTACAGGGCCGAGAGGAGCGCGATCGCGGGAACCGGCTCGAGATACAGCGAGAACGGAAGCAGCAGGGCCACCGCCATCGACGAGGACAGGCCGGGCAGCGCCCCGACGAGGACCCCGCCGAGCGTTCCCGCAATGACCAGGCCGATGACGAGCGGATCCGTCATCAACGATAGCGCGAGCTCCAGTTCAGGCATGAAGGTATCGCGCGTCGCCGGCGCACTTAGAGGTCACCCTCCCCACACCTCCCAGAAGGCGCCCCTCGGAAAACGCAATCCCAGGCCGAGGACGAAGACGACATGAATGGCGAGAGCCAGTCCGAAGGCGAGGCCGACGACTCGTAGCGGACGCCTCTCTCCCCAGCTAAACGGAAGCACCACCGCGACCAGTACGACGGTGACGAGCATTCCCAAACGTGGCACGAGCAGCGCGGCGCCAACGAGCAGGATCGCGGTCAGGAAAACTCTCGGTGGGATCGTGTCGCGGCGTGGTCTGCCACGTCGCCTTGCCGTGACGATGAGGGTGAGGCTCAAGATTGTGATGACGGAGAGAATCAACCTCGGGAAGAACGTCGGCGGCACGTTCTGCGAGAGCATGGCCGGAACCTCGCGAAACGTCGTCGTGCTCCCGAGCGCGGCGGCGCAAGCGGCTATCAGAACGAGGCCGGCGACGACGTCCGGGTGAGCCAGCTTGCTTTCGGATGAGGGCTTGTCTCCTTCCACGCCGTTCGCCGGATTCAGTTGGGGACGATCCCCAGCCGTACCATCGCCGTTCGCGCCTGTTGGTACATGCGGCCGATCTGAGCGTCCCAGACCTCGCGTCCGGCGACCGAGCCGGAGTCGAGGCCTGCGCCTTTCAGATAGGTCTGGTAGGCGGGGTGGGACAGCCCCTTCAACAAGGCGTGCTCGAGGGCTTCGATTCGCTCAGGGGGCGTTCCCGCGAGGACGACGTAGCCCCGAACGGTGGAGAACTGGGCGTCGTAGCCGAGCTCGACCGTGGTGGGCACCTCCGCGATCGCCTCCATGCGATGCTCCGCCATGACCGCAAGGGCGCGAAAGTCACCGCGCCGAATCTGATCCAACCCCTCGGTCAGGTTCAATCCCGCGGCGTCGATGATGCCGCCCATGAGATTGGTCACGATCTCGCCGCCGCCTCCGAACGGCACGACGCTGAGCTCGGTACGCGCGAGCTCGGCGAGCATGGCCCCGGCGATGTGATCGACGCCTCCGATCTGAGTCGCGCCCCACTTGATGGGACGCCGCCGGCCAAGAGCGAGAAGATCATCGAGGGTCTCGAGGTCGCTCGCTGCCCGGACCATGACGACGATGGGATCGTCCGCCGCTCGCGCGACGCCGACCAGATCCTCGATCCTCAACGGCCCCTGTCCCCGAGCGATGGCATACAGGTGCGTGGGTGTGATTCCCATGACGGTATAGCCGTCGCGCGGCTGCGACGCGACATAGCTCATGGCAACGAGGCCGCCACCTCCGACCTTGGGCACCACGGCCATGCTCACGCCGAGCGCGTCCCGAGCCCCGATGAGCATCGTCCGCGCCGTCATGTCCGTGCCGCCTCCGGGCGAGGCATGCGTCACGATATCGACGGGGCGCGAGGGAAAGGTATTCTGGGCGGCCTCTCCCCTGCCCGAGGCCGCGATGAGCCAGCCAATCAATCCCGCGATCACCAACATCGATTGGAACACCGGACCTCCTCGCGACCGGACGCGATCAGAATCGACCAGGCCGGTTCGGTTCTTTCGTCGCAA of Vicinamibacteria bacterium contains these proteins:
- a CDS encoding tripartite tricarboxylate transporter substrate binding protein → MFQSMLVIAGLIGWLIAASGRGEAAQNTFPSRPVDIVTHASPGGGTDMTARTMLIGARDALGVSMAVVPKVGGGGLVAMSYVASQPRDGYTVMGITPTHLYAIARGQGPLRIEDLVGVARAADDPIVVMVRAASDLETLDDLLALGRRRPIKWGATQIGGVDHIAGAMLAELARTELSVVPFGGGGEIVTNLMGGIIDAAGLNLTEGLDQIRRGDFRALAVMAEHRMEAIAEVPTTVELGYDAQFSTVRGYVVLAGTPPERIEALEHALLKGLSHPAYQTYLKGAGLDSGSVAGREVWDAQIGRMYQQARTAMVRLGIVPN
- a CDS encoding MmgE/PrpD family protein — translated: MSKAFTPDPDSRRGEGLTREVGRFVTESDFPSLPPELLELGRKSILDGLGLALSGSVAESGRIVQRYLMSQKLSGTATVVGSSLTVPPRFAAFANGIGMHADDYDDTQLAVGSDRVYGLLTHPTAPCLPAALAVAEQNGLSGRDLSLAYHLGVEVETKVSEAMSPRHYQHGFHSTATCGTLASAVAASKLHRLDLESTLRAIAIAASQSAGLRENFGTMTKPFHAGRAAESGVLATDLARDGFTA
- a CDS encoding tripartite tricarboxylate transporter TctB family protein produces the protein MEGDKPSSESKLAHPDVVAGLVLIAACAAALGSTTTFREVPAMLSQNVPPTFFPRLILSVITILSLTLIVTARRRGRPRRDTIPPRVFLTAILLVGAALLVPRLGMLVTVVLVAVVLPFSWGERRPLRVVGLAFGLALAIHVVFVLGLGLRFPRGAFWEVWGG
- a CDS encoding tripartite tricarboxylate transporter permease, translating into MPELELALSLMTDPLVIGLVIAGTLGGVLVGALPGLSSSMAVALLLPFSLYLEPVPAIALLSALYCAGTFGGSITAILINAPGAPPAVATAFDGYPMARQGEAGRALGMAAFASTIGGIFSVIVLLFAAPLLARLAYGFGPPEYFALAVLGLSMLSSIGGESPLKNLIGGCLGLMIATVGVDLTTGVERFVFGVPELYDGIDFIPVLIGLFAVTEMLSQAGRAGPPLVSLGLSATKLPTRDDLRRVRGTIFRSCCIGTFVGILPAEGSTMAAMIGYNEAKRWSKEPEKFGKGAIEGVAGPEAANNAATGGSMVPTLALGIPGSATAAVIMGGLQVHGLRPGPYLFEEQPGLLYGIFFSMLLANLLFLVVGIAGAKLFARISLVPGTLLWPAVFVLSLIGAYGVEQSMVDVWVMLTAGFLGFVLKRHGFGPAPIIMGLVLGGLVETSLAQSMILFDNRWTQFSTRPVALVFFVLALGSILTSAVRAIRRGGESS